The genomic interval ccacctagcTTACTCGCCactttcacctatatccgaaaggataagtctcagcaggagagtatTCTTCCGGCACCGGCTGtcatttccagccttactattcGTGCTCGCTCTCCGGCACCACCCCTTTCTGCAAGCAACTTCCGCTCCCCTTCATCGataaggaccaccaccaggtttcgggaatcagcctcaccctccttgctcttattgccatgatactaaccatgctcgtgcgacctgttggaaattatatcTGCATCTTAGGCCCAAGAGGCCTAATCATCGTCCCCAGGCAAGAGCAGCTCTTCACTTAGTTCCGGAacccgatatctatggtgtggttgggcatgatcatcatactgctggCGGAGCACCTACAGCTTCCATCGTTGGCTGtagtcaaattggtatggcctTCAATATgtctcactctgttagttttgatacttggattattgattctggtgcatctgatcatatgacttatgataaatcttacTTTACCGTATTGTTCCCTCCACCCATACCCTTTGTTACTAAtactaatggtgaggcatttcccGTGTTAGGGTCCGAatccgttcgtattactcccactatagagcttcacaaCGTACTCTATGTacatgctttatctcatcattttatatctgttccccaattgaacgctgacgctcagtgctctgtaacattttttcctatgtatgtgatctttcaggatcttctcaccggacgggtaattggtcgggggtatctaagGGGccagttgtttcatctggatctgacatacgcagggggaaaaccagggggacagtctcggaccgctttactctccacttctgacaagctaagtgaagtttggttatggcatcgtcgcttatggcatccatcttttagtgttataaaaaaatctatgcctactttgtttattagtgtggacgagtcttctttatgttgtgagacctgtgttttgggcaagagtcatcgatctacttattcccctagtacttctactaaaagttttcttccttttgaactAATTcgttctgatgtttggggaccctctaaagaaTCTACTGTGTCAGGCATGCGATATTttatgtcatttattgatgattgcacacgtatttcatggattgttcttcttaaaaataaagatgaggtttttccagcttttcgtgTCTTTcatacctctgtccaaacacaatataatcccaccattcgagttcttcgttctgataatggggggggggaatatgtgaatcatcaCTTTCAAGAGTTTTTTAACACACACAAGattattcatcaaacaacgtgtcctgagcaaaatggggtttctgaaagaaaaaatcgtcatttacttgacatggctcggtgtattctttttagtgcccacatgcctaaatacatttggggtgatgctgtcattacttccgcccaccttattaatcgtcttccctctcgtttccttcaagggaaagttccctatgaggtgcttgcatctcatgtctcattaccctcttttcataatcttcctgctcgtgttttcggttgtgttgcttttgttcatcttccaccacatcagcgttctaagttggatgcccgggcggttaaatgtgtgtttgttgggtacggaggacatcagaaagggtatcGATGCTATCATCCCCAtactcggaagtactatgtcactatggatgttaccttttttgaggacatgagttattttccctattctgatactgctcttcagggggagaattcattttttgaagagttgtatcatggagatggggagacaagtgagtcAGTTTAGATTACCAAAGCCACACATGCACCACCTgaggtcgtcactcaagagattcaggcaccagaagctgacaacacaactgctcCTCATGACTCCCGTACAActatttatacccctgaccaatgctctcctgatacagaagatcactcacctgaggttagtcattctattagagctaatagtagacaatgtgttttgccaaatatgtctactcggggtcaaccaacaaaaagatatgaacctacccttcagactaaagtcAAGTATTCGGTAgcgaattttatatctaccaaaagattatctaagtcatatgagtcatttgtgaatcaaatatctactgtatcagtacctaacaaagtgcaggatgcattgggagatctaaaatggaggaaatcaatggaggaagagatggaagcattacaaaagaacaatacttgggagcttgtacctccaccatatggcaagaagactgtaggatgtcgttgggtgtttacagtgaagcataatccagatgggtcagtaagccggtataaagcacgcttagtagcgaaggggttcacccaggcatatggcatagactatgatgtgacatttgcacctgttgcaaagataaacactatccgggtattactttctgtcgctgctaacttgaactggccacttaggcagtttgatgttaagaatgcattcattcatGGATAACTAacggaggaagtatacatggatcttccgcctggatatgtggccgcttctccaagtaactccgtatgcagattgagaaagtctttgtatggtcttaaacagtcacctcgtgcttggtttggaagattctcacaattcatgaggaacaTTGGCTACAAATAGAGTAATttagaccacacgttatttctcaaacatcaacaagggaaggtaacaaccctaattatatatgttgatgatatggtagttactgggaatgatactgttgaggtagatagattacagaaacagcttgccacagagtttgagatgaaggacctaggtacactcaagtacttcttaggcattgaagtagcccggggtagtgatggtatctatctgtgtcagaaaaagtacatccttgatctactaacagagacaggtatgttggactgcactcccattgatactcctatcgagcagaaccatcggttagcagagtatccagatcaagtccctactgacaaacctcgttatcagaggctagttggtcgtctgatttatctatcacataccagaccagatgttgcgtatgcagtaagtgtagtacgtcagttcatgcataatcctagcgaggaccacatggatactgttgtaaggatcttgaggtaGTTAAAGTCAGCtccggggagaggagtaatgttctctaatcacaataaaatccttgaaatttgtggcttcacagatgcagactgggctggaaatattacagatcgaagatccacatcagggtactttacctttgttgggggtaattttgttacatggaagagtaagaaacaaaaggtggtagctcgatctagtgctgaagcaaagtacagaggtatggctcaaggagtatgcgaattgttatggcttagaaacttgctacaagatttgggtattaaacctaaatgtgctatgcatctgtactgtgacaacaagacagctattgatatttcacataatcttgtacaacatgatcgtacaaaacatgtggaggttgatcgtcactttataaaggagaagctagacgcgaagatcatcagttttccttttgttcctacataAGAGCAACTTGctgatatgctcacaaaatgagtatctaagaaagctttttatgactcacttggcaagttgggcatggttgatatgtatgcgctAACTTGATGGAGAGTGTGAGTGGATGATAGTAGgtgaatgaagagatagtGGAGGAAATCACGGGTAGTGGAGTGATTAGTGAAGTGATTAGTATATAGTGTAAATTAGTCTATATATACCATTGTAATCTGTACATGCAATTCatcaattcaagagaaacaatCAGTATCTTACTACTCTTTTACATGAGTTATTGGCATCATAGCAACTTTTCAAGTAAGTAATTGCGTATGTCATGGATTGAGGACAACCGAAATCGGGTTAGTCATGAAACCGGAGAAAACTTGGATGGAGATCGAAAGAAAGTTTCAGTATGAGGCTCAATCCTACATATGGTTATCAACTTTGGTGTAACCCTTGTTTCGATTGCTAATGATTTGGTGGGTACTATACCCGTAATGATTACTACACGTGTTAGTAAATGTATGATActtttatcaaaaaaaaaatcacttattTCGGTTATAAAACCAACATCTTtaaaaaatcatcaaattatattttacttaaaatatcttttttatttatttttaaaaaatcaaaacaaatgagtctttaaaaaacaaataagaacatgtaataacaaataaagtttgtttttttgtcaTCTTTACACAATATCTCGTGCGATAAATTAATACGTGCATTGCACAGGGTACAAATCTAGTGTAACAATAAATACAAGAAATTGTGATACTTGTGATAACATTTTCTTCGTATTGATGTGTTGGTTGAATTGAACAAGTGCATAATGTTTGTTTGCGTACTCTTCACCTATGTCATATGTATTATCAATCGTAGTAGACATCACGAGTTCTCAACTTATTAGGCATATTTGATAATAACAATGGCTTGTTTGCTTATGTTGTAGATAATTGTTTTTAGAGTTATGATCAATCATTCAATTTTAACTATATCGAAGATTGTAGATGGTACTTGAGAGTTTGAGGTGACCATAAATTGACAAACATTGATGCAATAATGGTAGAACAAGTGCActcatgtttgtttgtgtaatctTCACCTATGTCATATCTATTATCAATGGTAAGAGAATGAATTCAGATaacttatatatttttgttcaGTGTGTGAAGTATGCATTCAGACTTCAGATGGTCCTATGGTTTGCAAGTTTCTCTTCATATATAATGaagtttcctttttttcattggcaaaaacaaaattcatttCTAAACAAGGACCATTAGGTACACCCAATTTAACCCACTCTGGGAAATAAGTTTACCCGTTACGTAAAGGCACAAATAATTGGTAAACATTAGTTACTTTACAGGTCTTTTCATAAGAAAGTTGCCCCGAAATCCAAATCAGAATGGTAACAAATAAGTAACACACAAAAAACCACCCCAATCCGGAACGTAACGTCCGAGAAGTTTATGTAAGATAAGGACTACCAATCTGACTTGGATGGACTCTACTGTACTAAAAACCCGGAGTACCCTACAAACGCCTCGCATCTGTTTAAACTAAACCTCAGAGAACCCTACAAAAGCCCCTCGCATTTGTTTAGACTCAACTCAATGGCTTCTTCTCTTAAAACTGCGACTGGTTTCCTTCAACTCAAGAACCTCCAAACCCCATTGCTTTTCCAATCCCCGGCTCAGATATCCACCCTTTCATTCAAGAAACTTACACCAATGGCTTCTctgaccaccaccacctccaccaccGTCGGCCTCTCCCAAACATTCGTCAAACTCAAGGAGCAAGGCAAGGTATGAAACTTACCGGATTGTAATTGTAAAGATTTCATCTTTTTGAATTGGAGCCCTGTTGAGAAATCTGCTGACCTACCAAGTTCATGGCTTTCAGTAGAATGCACATAttgttttaatattttctGCTGGATTCTGTATTGGGTTTATTCCAAAATTGAGTTTTGGGAAGAGGATTCTGATTGACTAGACCTTGCTTGAAGTAAATAATGATTAAATCAAGGGTTCACAGTTGGAGTGCTTCATTTGGTTAATTGGTCAGAATATAGGATTTGGTTAATTGGTCAGAATATAGGCTTTGAATGCAAATTCTTATTTAGTGTTGGAATACTTGGGATTTCTTGGATGAATTTTGTTTGAGGATCAGGATTTTTGGTTTATTGTGGATAGGGAGTGTTTATTAATGAGGATATGTTGTTTTAATCAAGATGTGTGTCTATGCAGGTTGCATTGATTCCTTACATTACGGCCGGTGATCCTGATCTATCAGTCACCGCAGAGGCATTGAAGGTGCTGGATCTTTGTGGATCGGACATTATTGAATTGGGGGTGCCGTACTCAGATCCCTTAGCTGATGGGCCTGTTATTCAGGTTGATGATCTTTTATCTTGTCATTACTTTGACAAATGATGTCCAAATTCCAATAGGTTCCTGTTCTTTTTTGTTGTAATCTCTAGTGACATTTTGTGTAGGCTGCAGCCACTCGTGCCTTGGCAAGAGGGACCAATTTTAATGCGATCTTGGAAATGTTGAAGGAGGTACTTTACATGCAGTCTTGTATTATCTGATAGTTGTAAACTCGCTGCTAGAACAACTGATCAATATCATATTACAAGAATTCCAAACTTTGCATATAATAAACATATGCTGTTGcaattctcaaaaaaaaaaaaaaatgctgtTGCAGTTATCTCTTATTTGCTTACAAATGAAAGCGTGCTGAACATAACTATTATTGTGactgaaaatgaaatatgCTGTGGTTGGTGCAACCTATGATATATGCTAGATCCAAGCATCTAATTTAATCACATACTACTGTACTTCATGTCTCTATGTGATGCACAGATAAGAATTGTTATCATGTCAGTAGCATGAACTTGATTCAGATTTTCTTatgtatttcttgtttaagtGATGCATGATTTACATACGTTGTGAAGTGGTTAGCAGCGAAATTACAATAGCTTTCATTTACAAATATCTAAGCCAAATATCCTCTCAATTTGAAGAATCTTATTGTGTAAATATTGCTGACTCTTTTGATCAGGTGATTCCCAAATTGTCTTGTCCAATTGCTCTCTTTACATACTACAATCCTATTCTGAAGCGTGGTGTTGGAGAGTTCATGTCCACCATTAGAGATGTCGGTGTACAtggtacgtataaataattgTTACTGAGTCTTATGTTTCCTCAATATAGTAGTAATGATATTCAGAAACTTGTTTAATCAGTAGTCATTTATGCAAACTAGTTGTACTTAAATTGATTTAATAAATATTAGTTAGGTAAACCTACTGATGTGGTTCTTCCCTGATCTTATGTACTTGTCAGTATAGATACATAAATTGTtataaatagtatgtataatCCAGTTTTCATTACTACTCTCCCAAGGTTGGTCATCATATTTTGTCAGgccaataaaaaaaagtgttaTTACCTTACAGTAATTTGCAAGGTGTTTCTGGTTTCTGATTACTTGTTTGCAAGCTGTGGATTGTACATTACAATAACTTTTGATGTATCTTTTGGGTGCAGACCTTATTGGAAAAAAGGTCAGAGTGCAGAATTCTTTGGTCTTACATTTAGGTCTCtttcattatatataatttcatcatAAAAATGCGACTAGATTAATGATTCCATATCTGTTTGTAGGAATTGTTGTTCCAGATGTTCCATTGGAAGAGACAGCCATTTTGAGAGAGGAAGCcttgaaaaataatattgaATTGGTTCATTCCTCAAAAACATTAATTTGGAGTCTTTCAGATTATGAACAAAACTTTAGGACGGTTTGTGCTCACTTTGGGATGTGATTCTAATACTTTGGATCTACTTGTATGATTTGTAGGTTTTGCTAACTACTCCTACCACTCCAATGGAGCGAATGAAGGCCATTGCCGAAGCTTCAGAAGGGTTTTTGTATCTGGTGAGAGTCATTTCATTCTGTCCTCTAATTGAGCTTTAAATCttagtttttttgtttgtaagAAATTAGTATCTGAGATCTATTTTGGTATTCTGCTCCAAGTTGAATTAAGAAACTGATGTGCCATGAGAAAGTCTCAACCTTTATTTTGCAAAAAGCTAGTATAGCTTGTCATGGAATTGATTACTGAATGTGGGTTTTGCGAATtcacttttctttttgttaacAAGATACCTCTTGATAGAAGATTGACAAGTTGGGTTTGCTCCATGAacatttatcttttctttataaaaaaaattctgtcATCtatatgtgaatttcaaacCACACTGCTAAATACATGCATCATATTATATTGTAGGTGAGCTCAATTGGAGTGACCGGGGCCCGGGCATCTGTGAATGAACGAGTTCCTGCTTTATTAAAGGAAATTAAAGAGGTTTGTCTTCTTGTCACTTGGTCATGGAGAATTCAGTTCTTCTGTTAGTTCTCTACAACAGGACCTAATAACTGCCACTGGTTTGATGGAATGACATTTGATTATTTGCATAAGAAAAGCAATGATTTTTTGCTGAGCAAGAGCTTAACATGATTCGGTGCTTAGTGCAATTGTGGGAGAATtgatatgtttatcttttatgGTCTTGTACGAATGTAAAGTTGTTGAGAGATATATATAAGGTGTAATTGACAGCATGTCTAGATTAT from Argentina anserina chromosome 2, drPotAnse1.1, whole genome shotgun sequence carries:
- the LOC126782637 gene encoding tryptophan synthase alpha chain, translating into MASSLKTATGFLQLKNLQTPLLFQSPAQISTLSFKKLTPMASLTTTTSTTVGLSQTFVKLKEQGKVALIPYITAGDPDLSVTAEALKVLDLCGSDIIELGVPYSDPLADGPVIQAAATRALARGTNFNAILEMLKEVIPKLSCPIALFTYYNPILKRGVGEFMSTIRDVGVHGIVVPDVPLEETAILREEALKNNIELVLLTTPTTPMERMKAIAEASEGFLYLVSSIGVTGARASVNERVPALLKEIKEATSKPVAVGFGISKPEQAKLVAGWGADGVIVGSAIVKILGEATSPEEGLKELEIFTKSLKSALD